A window of Haloarcula marismortui ATCC 43049 genomic DNA:
ATTCGACCGGTATCGGCCAGGTGTCGGCAACGGAACTCGGTTGACCTGACGATAGACAGAGTGGTTACTCGTGGGCCAGATTGACCTCAATGACGTTAGCAGCCTGTTGTACCGTGTCGATGAGTTGTGCCTTGCGGCCCGGCGATTGCAACCGGTTGATGGGCGCGGTGATGCTGATGGCGGCCTCGCGGCGGTCACCGGTATCGATAGGAACCCCGACACACCCGGTGCCGTCAACCCGCTCCTCGGTGTCGTCGGCGACGCCGCGTTCTCGGATCGTCTCCAGTTCCGCGAACAGCGTCTCGCGGTCTGTGATAGTGTTGTCCGTCTCGGCCGGCAGCCCGCGAGTTTCGATGATTTCTGCGACCCGCTCGTCATCGAAACTCGACAGGAGCGCTTTGCCGATGGCGGTCTTATGGAGGTGGATGCGCTTCCCGAGGCGCGTATCGAGCGCGACTGCCTGGTCGCCGCTGGTCGTGTGGATGTAGATGCCGTAGCCCTGCTCTTCGATCATCAGGTTCGCCAGTTCGCCGGTCTCGACGGCCATCCGTCTGACCTCGGGCTTTGCGACTTCGTAGATTCCGTCATAGCGCTGTGCCATGCCGCCGAACTCCAGCCACCGGAGCCCGATTCGGTACTCGCCGTCCCGTTCGACGACAAGTCCTTCGTCTTCCAGCGTCACCAGGTGTTTATATATCGTGCTCTTGGCCGGCTCCAGCGAGTCAGCGAGTTCGACCAGCGTCGCACTCCCACCGAGGTCTTTGATACCCGAGAGTACCGCCAGCGAAGTCTGCGTCGCCCGGACCGAGTCCGTTTTTGCCCGTGTCATTAGTCATTAGTTCTGCCGCCGCTCGAATAAAATTGCCGTATCGACTGTGACAACCGCTCTGCGGTAGCTTCCGGGGCGACACGTACGGCAAAGTGTGCGTCATCGAGCTTTTCGACCGGCACAGGTATTCGAAAAGACGAAACGGAAAATCGGGTCACTGGCGCGAAACCACCGGTTGAAGTCGCCGGGGGCTCCCTAATGTGGCGACCGGACGGCCACGAGATACCGAGAGACCAGTGTACGCCGTTGACCGTTGTGTCGTCCGAACGGAGAAGTAATGAAAGGTAACATAGAATATGTATTTCGTATTTTCGAATCTACTGAGAGACGGTGGAGCGACCGCTCTCGTTGATGATTCGGTCGATGGTGGACGGTAGATTTAAGCGGCTCCGTTGGGTTTTTTGAGATGAGTTATGAGTGTGACGCGACACTACGACCGCGAGTTCGTCAGAACGTTCTTTACCTCGCCGACAGCGGTGGACGGTGAGGAGGATTCCGCGAAGATGCTGCGAAGCGCCGGCCAGCTCCGCGGCCTGCAGGCCCCGGATGTCTGGGTCCCGGATAACGAGGACGCGACGGCACCGAATATGCGCGCCGAGGGTGTCGAGAACATCATCGACGTCGTCGCCAACCAGGGCGCTGAGTTCCCCGGTGAGATCCACCCGCGCGTCGTCTGGCACCGCGAGTCCCCGGCGACCCGCTACAAAGGCTTCCAGCAGATGCTGGAGATCACGGACCCTGAGAACGGCGCGGTCGAACACATCGACGGCTTCGTCATTCCGGAAGTCGGCGACATCGACGACTGGAAGAAGGCCGACGAGTTCTTCACCATCATCGAGCACGAGCACGGGCTCGAAGAGGGTAGCCTCTCCATGTCGGTCATCGTCGAGAGCGGCGAGGCCGAACTGGCGATGGGCGACCTGCGCGAGGAGATGGGCAAGCCCTCGAACAACCTCGAACGTATGTTCCTGCTCGTCGACGGCGAGGTCGACTACACGAAGGATATGCGCGCGATGACGCCTACCGGCGAACTCCCGCCGTGGCCGGAACTGCGCCACAACACCTCCCGCGGTGCCAGCGCCGCCGGCCTTATCGCCGTCGACGGCCCCTACGACGATATCCGCGACGTCGAGGGGTACCGCGAGCGGATGAAGGACAACCGCGCGAAGGGGATGACTGGCATCTGGTCGCTGACGCCGGGGCAAGTCGTGGAGGCGAACACTGCTCCGCTCCCGCCGAAGACTGGGAGCTGGCTCCTCGAAGCCGGCGGTCAGGAGGTCGAACTCGAGGCACAGGACGGCAAGCAGGTGTACGACGGCGACGACCTCTCGCTTGAGGAGGTCAGCGACGGCGGCTATGTTCTGCAGGCGGGCGGTGACCGGCTGGAACTGGACGAGGACGAACTCACCGAGGAACTGCTCGACCGCACCGCGTACATCCCCAGCATGACCGACATCGTCGACTCGATGGAGGAATTCGAGGCCGCGAAGGAGGCCGGCAAGGGAGCCATCGCGATGACTCAGGCCGCCACGCTGGTCATCAACGGCGTCGAAGTCGACATCAGCAAGGACCGGATGTGGGACGAAGCGACCTATCAGGCCGCCCAGACGCCAATTACGCTGTTCCAGGACGTGTACGAGCACCGGCCGGACCAGCACGAGGAACTGGCGGAGATGTACGGCGCTGACATCGTCGAACGCGCCACGGCCGTCGGGAACTGACGGATACGTACCGTTTCGTCACTCGAAACGCCGTGGGCGCGATTCAGTCTTCCAGCGGTTCGATGAGTTCGACGTGGTGACCGTCGGGGTCCGCGACGAAGGCCGTGTACGCGCCGGCCTCCGGCTGTGGGCCGGGCTCTTTGACGACGCCGTGGTGGTCGATGCGGTCGACCGTTGCGTCGACGTCGTCCACGCCGAGAGCGAGATGGTCCCAGCCGGACCCCATCTCGAAGCTCGTCTCCCCGTCCGTTTCTGCCAGTTGCAGTTCGACGCCGCTGTCGTCGGCCACGTAGTAGTTCGTCGTCTCGCCGTCGGGCGTGGTGAACTGCCAGGACTCCTCGAAGCCGAACTGCTCGTAGAACGCGATCGATGCTGTGGCGTCGGCCACGTTCAGGCACATATGAAGGATGCTTGCATTGCCCATACATCGCTTCCAGTGCCCTGCGTCAAATAGCTGGCGGGCTACGTAAAGCGAATTGTGACCGCATGCCACAGACTTTAATGATTATTACTCCTGAATGCTCGTATGGCGATCGAAAATGTCGAGGACATCTGGTCAGCACAGGAACTGGACCTGAATCGACCGGATGTCGACGCGTATCGGGATCTAGCGGAAGCGCTCCGTGCACGCGTCACAGGTGGGGTTGAGTTCGACGAATACGCCCGGATTCTGTACGCAACGGACGGGAGCATCTACCGTGCCGAACCGGCAGGGGTCGTGTATCCGACGGATATCGACGACGTGCGGGCGGCTGTCGAGGTTGCGACGAGCCACGGCGTTCCGATACTGCCCCGCGGGACCGGGTCGTCGCTCGCCGGGCAGACCGTCGGCCCGGGCTGTGTCGTTCTGGACATGTCCCGGCACATGGACGATATCCTCGATATTCGGCCGGACGAGCAGACGGCGCACATCCAGCCCGGTGTGGTGCAGGACGACTTAGACGACACGCTGGCCAACTACGGTCTCAAGTTCGC
This region includes:
- a CDS encoding VOC family protein; translated protein: MGNASILHMCLNVADATASIAFYEQFGFEESWQFTTPDGETTNYYVADDSGVELQLAETDGETSFEMGSGWDHLALGVDDVDATVDRIDHHGVVKEPGPQPEAGAYTAFVADPDGHHVELIEPLED
- the aceB gene encoding malate synthase AceB, which encodes MSVTRHYDREFVRTFFTSPTAVDGEEDSAKMLRSAGQLRGLQAPDVWVPDNEDATAPNMRAEGVENIIDVVANQGAEFPGEIHPRVVWHRESPATRYKGFQQMLEITDPENGAVEHIDGFVIPEVGDIDDWKKADEFFTIIEHEHGLEEGSLSMSVIVESGEAELAMGDLREEMGKPSNNLERMFLLVDGEVDYTKDMRAMTPTGELPPWPELRHNTSRGASAAGLIAVDGPYDDIRDVEGYRERMKDNRAKGMTGIWSLTPGQVVEANTAPLPPKTGSWLLEAGGQEVELEAQDGKQVYDGDDLSLEEVSDGGYVLQAGGDRLELDEDELTEELLDRTAYIPSMTDIVDSMEEFEAAKEAGKGAIAMTQAATLVINGVEVDISKDRMWDEATYQAAQTPITLFQDVYEHRPDQHEELAEMYGADIVERATAVGN
- a CDS encoding IclR family transcriptional regulator, which gives rise to MTRAKTDSVRATQTSLAVLSGIKDLGGSATLVELADSLEPAKSTIYKHLVTLEDEGLVVERDGEYRIGLRWLEFGGMAQRYDGIYEVAKPEVRRMAVETGELANLMIEEQGYGIYIHTTSGDQAVALDTRLGKRIHLHKTAIGKALLSSFDDERVAEIIETRGLPAETDNTITDRETLFAELETIRERGVADDTEERVDGTGCVGVPIDTGDRREAAISITAPINRLQSPGRKAQLIDTVQQAANVIEVNLAHE